A genome region from Sphaerisporangium krabiense includes the following:
- a CDS encoding pyridoxamine 5'-phosphate oxidase family protein — protein sequence MRETPEELEQLQALLDTSLSRSTSHLRSIFTERTMTAERLTRVLTGMCTLAVSTVTAKGEPRISGADGHFLHGRWHFGTARGAAKAGHLAARPAASVAHMRGEDLGVFTHGTVETLNPQGGAPAADWPYLLAYFKDFYGPDLFDWDNEVVYYRLHPHWMTVYAPDVAKLTEASGRSH from the coding sequence ATGCGCGAAACGCCGGAAGAGCTCGAACAGCTCCAAGCACTCCTCGACACCTCCCTCTCCCGATCCACCTCGCACCTTCGCTCGATCTTCACCGAGAGGACCATGACCGCGGAGCGGCTCACCCGGGTCCTGACCGGCATGTGCACGCTCGCCGTGTCCACCGTGACGGCGAAGGGCGAGCCGCGGATCAGCGGCGCGGACGGGCATTTCCTGCACGGCAGGTGGCACTTCGGCACGGCGCGCGGCGCCGCCAAGGCCGGCCACCTGGCCGCCCGCCCGGCCGCCAGCGTCGCGCACATGCGCGGCGAGGACCTCGGCGTGTTCACGCACGGCACGGTCGAGACGCTCAACCCTCAGGGCGGCGCGCCGGCCGCGGACTGGCCGTACCTGCTCGCCTACTTCAAGGACTTCTACGGCCCCGATCTCTTCGACTGGGACAACGAGGTGGTCTACTACCGGCTGCACCCGCACTGGATGACGGTCTACGCCCCCGATGTCGCGAAGCTCACCGAGGCGTCCGGCCGTTCCCACTAG
- a CDS encoding TetR/AcrR family transcriptional regulator, whose translation MTTEYTGGGDPARSLALLWRTREKSGRKGGPDLSVDRIVAAAIEVADADGLGALSMRRVAERLGVGTMSLYTYVPGKAELLDLMLDTAIGEAARPAEVEGGWRARLEQIAREKWALYQRHPWLSYVATGRPPLGPNVADSYEYELSAVDGIGLTDLEMDSVVALVGGYVHGAARGAVEAAQAEQRTGMTDEQWWWAHAPYLGKLMDPSRFPLGARVGQAAGEAYNAPSDPVHAFEFGLERVLDGIAALVERRSTPGS comes from the coding sequence ATGACGACCGAGTACACCGGCGGGGGCGACCCCGCGCGCAGCCTGGCCCTGCTGTGGCGCACCCGCGAGAAGTCCGGCAGGAAGGGCGGTCCCGACCTCAGCGTCGACCGCATCGTCGCGGCCGCGATCGAGGTCGCCGACGCCGACGGCCTCGGCGCGCTCTCCATGCGCCGGGTCGCCGAGCGGCTCGGCGTCGGCACCATGTCGCTGTACACCTATGTGCCGGGCAAGGCCGAGCTGCTGGACCTGATGCTGGACACGGCGATCGGCGAGGCCGCCAGGCCGGCGGAGGTCGAGGGCGGCTGGCGCGCCAGGCTGGAGCAGATCGCCCGCGAGAAGTGGGCGCTCTACCAGCGCCACCCGTGGCTGTCCTACGTCGCCACCGGCCGTCCCCCGCTCGGCCCGAACGTGGCCGACTCCTACGAGTACGAACTCTCCGCCGTGGACGGCATCGGGCTCACCGACCTGGAGATGGACTCGGTGGTCGCGCTGGTCGGCGGGTACGTCCACGGCGCGGCGCGCGGCGCGGTGGAGGCCGCCCAGGCCGAGCAGCGCACCGGCATGACCGACGAGCAGTGGTGGTGGGCCCACGCCCCCTACCTGGGCAAGCTCATGGACCCTTCGCGCTTCCCGCTCGGGGCGCGGGTCGGCCAGGCGGCCGGCGAGGCGTACAACGCGCCCTCCGACCCGGTGCACGCCTTCGAGTTCGGCCTCGAACGCGTCCTGGACGGCATCGCCGCCCTCGTCGAGCGCAGGTCCACGCCCGGCTCCTGA
- a CDS encoding nuclear transport factor 2 family protein: MSDVEKMIDQYITVWNETDPAARRAGVAQVWDADGTYTDPLAAVQGHDAIDALIAAVQAQFPGFAFRLAGTVDAHHDVARFGWHLGPRGDAESVVDGFDVVTLAEDGRIRHVYGFLDKVPTT; encoded by the coding sequence ATGAGCGACGTCGAGAAGATGATCGACCAGTACATCACCGTGTGGAACGAGACCGACCCGGCGGCGCGCCGCGCGGGCGTCGCCCAGGTGTGGGACGCCGACGGCACCTACACCGACCCGCTGGCCGCCGTGCAGGGGCACGACGCCATCGACGCGTTGATCGCCGCCGTGCAGGCGCAGTTCCCCGGGTTCGCGTTCCGGCTCGCCGGAACGGTGGACGCCCACCACGACGTGGCGCGCTTCGGCTGGCATCTCGGGCCCCGCGGGGACGCCGAGTCGGTCGTGGACGGCTTCGACGTGGTGACCCTCGCCGAGGACGGCCGCATCCGCCACGTCTACGGCTTCCTCGACAAGGTCCCCACCACCTGA
- a CDS encoding ATP-binding cassette domain-containing protein, whose translation METTGHAVVAEGLRKRYGGAEALAGFDLAVPEGTVCGLLGPNGAGKTTAVRVLTTLLRPDGGRAHVAGFDVVGQAAQARHRIGLVGQNAALDEVLSGRQNLVMFGRLYHLGPARARRRADELLERFGLAETGAKPVKQYSGGMRRRLDLAAGLIIAPPVLFLDEPTTGLDPRGRDEVWEAVASLVAAGTTVLLTTQYLEEADRLAAKICVMDAGRVIAEGSPDELKSRIGEDRVDIVLRAGDDLARAMALAARVTGGEPEGDPGARRVSVPVRDRVAALTDLVRALDDAGIAAEDITLRRPSLDEVFLRLTGHRAGQEAAA comes from the coding sequence GTGGAAACCACCGGACACGCGGTGGTCGCGGAAGGGCTGCGCAAGCGGTACGGCGGCGCGGAGGCGCTGGCGGGGTTCGACCTCGCCGTGCCCGAGGGCACCGTGTGCGGGCTGCTCGGCCCCAACGGCGCCGGCAAGACGACGGCCGTGCGGGTGCTGACCACGCTCCTGCGGCCCGACGGCGGCCGCGCCCACGTCGCCGGGTTCGACGTCGTAGGGCAGGCCGCCCAGGCGCGCCACCGCATCGGGCTCGTCGGCCAGAACGCCGCCCTGGACGAGGTGCTGAGCGGACGGCAGAACCTGGTCATGTTCGGCCGCCTCTACCACCTCGGCCCGGCGCGGGCACGCCGCAGGGCCGACGAGCTGCTAGAGCGGTTCGGCCTGGCCGAGACCGGCGCCAAGCCGGTCAAGCAGTACTCCGGCGGCATGCGGCGCAGGCTCGACCTGGCCGCCGGGCTCATCATCGCGCCGCCGGTGCTGTTCCTGGACGAGCCCACCACCGGCCTCGACCCGCGCGGGCGCGACGAGGTCTGGGAGGCCGTCGCCTCCCTGGTCGCGGCGGGCACCACCGTCCTGCTCACCACCCAGTACCTGGAGGAGGCCGACCGGCTCGCCGCCAAGATCTGCGTCATGGACGCGGGCCGCGTGATCGCCGAGGGCAGCCCCGACGAGCTGAAGAGCCGCATCGGCGAGGACCGCGTCGACATCGTGCTGCGCGCCGGCGACGACCTCGCCCGCGCCATGGCGCTCGCCGCGCGCGTCACCGGCGGCGAGCCCGAGGGCGACCCTGGCGCCCGCCGCGTCAGCGTCCCGGTGCGCGACCGGGTGGCCGCGCTCACCGACCTGGTCCGCGCCCTGGACGACGCCGGCATCGCCGCCGAGGACATCACGCTGCGCCGTCCCTCGCTCGACGAGGTGTTCCTGCGCCTCACCGGCCACCGCGCCGGGCAGGAGGCGGCCGCGTGA
- a CDS encoding ABC transporter permease has protein sequence MTIAIPAPPRGLARLRWALADAWVITGRDLAHWARQPAQFVIGLLFPVMVVLIFAYMFGGGMVIPGGGDYREFLMPGMYAMTMVFGIEATFTAVSADAARGVTDRFRSLPMAPSAVVTGRGVADMLNSAAGLAVMIACGLAVGWRWHEGPGAALAAVGLLLLLRFALLWAGIYLGLVLRNAEAVMALQILVWPVGFLSNTFASPATMPGWLGAIAEWNPMSATVSATRELFGNPGWGGDTWAAQHAQLMALVWPSLLLVIFIPLSVRRYQRLSS, from the coding sequence GTGACGATCGCGATCCCCGCCCCGCCCCGCGGCCTCGCCCGGCTGCGGTGGGCCCTGGCCGACGCATGGGTGATCACCGGGCGCGACCTGGCCCACTGGGCCCGGCAGCCCGCCCAGTTCGTCATCGGGCTGCTGTTCCCCGTCATGGTCGTGCTGATCTTCGCCTACATGTTCGGCGGCGGCATGGTGATCCCCGGCGGCGGCGACTACCGGGAGTTCCTCATGCCCGGCATGTACGCCATGACCATGGTCTTCGGCATCGAGGCCACCTTCACCGCCGTCAGCGCCGACGCCGCCCGCGGCGTCACCGACCGGTTCCGCTCGCTGCCCATGGCGCCGTCGGCGGTCGTGACCGGGCGCGGCGTCGCCGACATGCTCAACTCCGCCGCCGGGCTCGCCGTGATGATCGCCTGCGGGCTGGCCGTCGGCTGGCGCTGGCACGAGGGCCCCGGCGCGGCGCTGGCCGCGGTGGGCCTGCTGTTGCTGCTGCGCTTCGCCCTGCTGTGGGCCGGCATCTACCTCGGGCTGGTGCTCAGGAACGCCGAGGCGGTCATGGCCCTGCAGATCCTGGTGTGGCCGGTCGGCTTCCTGTCCAACACCTTCGCCTCGCCCGCCACCATGCCCGGCTGGCTCGGCGCGATCGCCGAATGGAACCCGATGTCGGCCACCGTGTCGGCGACCCGCGAGCTGTTCGGCAACCCCGGCTGGGGCGGCGACACCTGGGCCGCGCAGCACGCGCAGCTCATGGCCCTGGTCTGGCCGTCGCTCCTGCTCGTGATCTTCATCCCCCTGTCGGTCCGCCGCTACCAGCGCCTCAGCAGCTGA